The Leptodactylus fuscus isolate aLepFus1 chromosome 3, aLepFus1.hap2, whole genome shotgun sequence genome has a segment encoding these proteins:
- the KLHL30 gene encoding kelch-like protein 30, with product MVRNIDDLEFCLPSHSDSILAGLQSLRFNPQLSDVTLRVQGREFPCHRAVLALCSQYFHAMFTGNFQESISAHVEIKDVDPDFLETLINFSYTGRLTINQGNVEGLIRISNQLNFPAVRKVCVRYLQQQMDATNCLGIWEFGETHGCPEVTSKAWSFLQENFEAVSQEEEFLLLPPERLLHYLRDPLLQVKEDESRAQAVLLWVRRDVEGRARYLPELLSMARLSSLTDHYLQKLMDAEPLISESETCRALVSRNLGQVTKGCSEPTSVSLHQVLVVVGGKVLEDEEDEDEDDDEPPKTSPNFAYYNPKTKTWMSLPDFPDYNKWGFSVTSLNNDVYVTGGSRGSRDDSWSTRQGWRFGLNEGTWKPLSPMINPRTNHGSASLNGEIYVIGGTLQEAVEVECYDPYSGIWSAVSPAQKYVSNFTAVGCGGKLYLVGSCAIKYNALTLQCYNPSTDSWCVIASPFIPKYLSSPRCCALEGAVYLIADNTKKVYMYLPEENVWKKVQLLHTLHENGGMTTVGSKIYVTGGHWHGMAREYSVVMESYDSNSDIWTREGALPSRWMYHGSSAIFMDTTNWTRMFQGQTEMEV from the exons ATGGTGAGGAACATTGATGACCTGGAATTCTGCCTCCCCTCCCATTCAGATTCTATTCTAGCAGGTCTACAGTCCTTGAGGTTCAATCCACAGCTCTCTGATGTTACGTTGAGAGTTCAAGGACGGGAGTTTCCCTGCCATCGTGCCGTGCTAGCTCTCTGCAGCCAATATTTCCATGCTATGTTCACTGGGAACTTCCAGGAAAGCATCTCTGCCCATGTAGAAATCAAAGATGTGGATCCAGACTTCTTGGAGACTCTAATTAACTTCTCATACACTGGTCGCCTGACTATTAACCAAGGCAACGTGGAAGGACTTATTCGCATCTCCAACCAACTTAATTTCCCTGCAGTACGCAAAGTTTGTGTCCGGTATTTGCAGCAACAGATGGATGCCACCAATTGCTTAGGGATATGGGAATTTGGTGAAACCCATGGCTGCCCTGAAGTTACATCAAAGGCCTGGTCCTTCCTACAAGAGAATTTTGAGGCTGTGTCTCAAGAGGAAGAATTTCTACTTTTGCCCCCTGAGCGTCTGCTTCATTACTTAAGAGATCCTCTGCTACAAGTAAAAGAAGATGAGagtcgggcacaggcagtgcttCTGTGGGTTAGGCGAGATGTGGAAGGCCGGGCTCGCTACCTCCCAGAGCTGCTCAGTATGGCCAGGTTATCAAGTCTGACTGACCACTACCTTCAAAAACTAATGGATGCCGAGCCATTAATCAGTGAATCAGAAACATGCCGAGCCCTGGTCAGCAGGAACCTTGGACAG GTTACAAAGGGCTGTAGTGAGCCGACATCAGTATCTCTTCACCAAGTGTTGGTAGTGGTCGGTGGAAAAGTTTTGGAAGATGAAGAAGAtgaggatgaagatgatgatgaaccTCCTAAGACATCTCCAAACTTTGCTTATTACAATCCAAAAACCA AAACATGGATGTCACTCCCAGATTTCCCAGATTATAATAAATGGGGATTCTCAGTCACTTCACTGAATAATGATGTCTATGTCACCG GGGGCTCTCGTGGTTCTCGAGATGATTCTTGGTCCACACGTCAAGGATGGCGCTTTGGTCTAAACGAAGGGACATGGAAACCATTATCACCTATGATTAATCCACGGACCAATCATGGCAGTGCGTCTCTGAATGGGGAAATATATGTTATTGGAG GAACTTTACAGGAGGCAGTGGAAGTAGAGTGCTATGATCCCTACAGTGGAATATGGTCAGCAGTAAGCCCTGCACAGAAGTATGTCAGCAATTTTACTGCTGTTGGATGTGGTGGAAAGTTATATTTGGTTGGATCCTGTGCCATAAAGTACAATGCATTGACACTTCAGTGCTACAATCCATCTACAG ACAGCTGGTGTGTCATTGCATCTCCATTTATCCCCAAGTACCTGTCCTCACCCCGATGCTGTGCCCTGGAGGGAGCAGTGTATCTTATTGCTGATAACACCAAAAAAGTTTATATGTATCTTCCAGAAGAGAATGTGTGGAAAAAG GTACAACTCTTGCATACTCTTCATGAGAATGGAGGCATGACCACTGTTGGTTCTAAGATCTATGTGACAGGGGGCCATTGGCATGGCATGGCTCGAGAATATAGTGTGGTGATGGAGTCATACGACAGCAATTCCGACATTTGGACTAGAGAAGGTGCATTGCCAAGCCGATGGATGTATCACGGTTCATCTGCCATCTTTATGGACACCACCAATTGGACAAGAATGTTCCAAGGACAAACAGAAATGGAAGTTTAA